In Myxocyprinus asiaticus isolate MX2 ecotype Aquarium Trade chromosome 16, UBuf_Myxa_2, whole genome shotgun sequence, the genomic stretch AGACCCAAGTATGTAATAatacatgcatttaagggttaaagtatCTGACTAGCTCATCTCTAATTTATAATTGTTcccttcatttaaataaatgttttaaagttgattattgtatgtttaaaaacaatgaaagatGTGAATgtcaatgtaaatgtattataaagTACAATTTTCTTTCTGTTTCGCTTCCTGTCTTTTGATTgtatacaaaattaaaactttgaGTGGCCAAAAAACAATGcccttatatatacagtaaatataagatACCAAGTTTGGCAAGAatgattttggaacaacatgagtgtgagtttattatgaaatatttttcctttttaaatagaacCAACCATTTAAGTACAATGAAATGTGTTACTCTCACTCAATTATGTTTTATACAATAAAGTattgcatttaattaaaaattgtgACAGTAACCATAACCACTTGTAATGTCTCAGTAATTAAACAACACTGGTAATGTTTGCAGTAACATTATACTACTGTGTGGCAACACTAAATATATTTACACTCCTCCCCTACAACCCACATCACACTAAAAGTGCAAGGTACATAACTCAGACAGCCAGAACCTGAGGAACACAGAGTACCATCTCTTAAGAACACAAGGAAGACAAAGAAATTCTAAGTCCAGTAGACTGAAAAATGGACCCCAGCAAGTCCCCTGCCCAGTGGAATTCATCTGAGAAACCAGGGATTTCTCAGCCGACACCACCACCATACCAGGACCCCAGTGCTGGATACCCTGCTCAAGGGAGCTATCCCATGTCTTCTGGCTATCCAAGCCAGCCATATGGAGTTCCAGGTGGTCAGCCGGTTGCCCAAGGGCCATATCCAGGTCAGCCTGTGGTCACTGTACAGCCAACAGTGTATGTGACCAACACTCCACTGGCCAATCCACTGCCAGATTACCTGGGCTATTCTATCTTTACCAtgctgtgctgctgttt encodes the following:
- the LOC127453690 gene encoding interferon-induced transmembrane protein 1-like, giving the protein MDPSKSPAQWNSSEKPGISQPTPPPYQDPSAGYPAQGSYPMSSGYPSQPYGVPGGQPVAQGPYPGQPVVTVQPTVYVTNTPLANPLPDYLGYSIFTMLCCCLPLGIAALIYSISTRNANISGQQQIAEKNSKTARTLNHAALGIGLAFLVVYIIIIVIVNVTYYNRYSP